GGAAGCTCTATCCACTCAAGCTCTGTAGAGAAACATTCAGAGCATACAACCCTAGGCTGCCATAGTATAGTAGAACATTTCTTGCATCTAGTAGTTGTGAATTTTCCAGCCTTCAGATTAGTAAAAAATTGATGGATTCGAGTGAACTTCTCATCTTCAAGAGGATAGAAATCCAGCATGTAGGGCAATGGTATTGTTGCTGACATCTTTATCCCCGTCCATATATCATTACACTATGCATATTGGCTGCCCCACTTAAGTTATGTGTTAGCCCGAGCTCAGCACCTTTTACATACCTTTCTTTAGGCACGTCGCCTCTAAACTGCTGGAGTAGCTCAATTGCTTGTGCAATACCAGTAGCGCCCAACGGATGGCCTGTACCAAGAAGCCCGCCGCGAGTGTTCACTGCAACCTTACCACCAATGTTCGATTGACCTTCTTCAATAAACTTACCGCCTTCGCCTTTCTTGCAGAACCCAAAATCTTCATATTCGATTATCTCTGAAATTGTAAAGCAATCATGTAACTCCGCTAGGTCTATATCATCTACTGTAATCTTTGCAGATTTAAACGCTTCTTTTGCTGCAACCTTTAACGGCTCCCACGTAGTCAAACTCTTCAAGTTAGTAACTAAATTCCCAATTGTGCTTTGCCCCGAGCCTAAAATGTACATTGGCACATCGGTAAACTCTTTTGCACGTTCCGCAGAGGTTAGTATCACAGCAGCAGCACCGTCGGTAATACCGCAACAATCGAATAACGTCAGCGGTGGCGCGACAACAGGGCCGGTAATAACTTTTTCAACTGTAAACTCTTTCTGGAATTGTGCAAATGGATTCGTTGTTGAAAAATGATGGTTTTTAACAGAGACGAGTGCAAGCTGCTCCCTAGTAGTACCATATTCTTTCATATGGCGCTGAGCGCACATTGCAAAATAAGGTGGAGCAGAAGCGCCGTGCACGCCGTCCCATTCCCTATCGAGTACGTTTGTCATAGAGGTTTGAGCTTCAGCCATATTAGGAATGTTCATTTTCTCTACACCGACACAAAGTGCAATTTCAGATAAGCCACTTGCAATGCAAGCCCAAGCATATCTAATCGCAGCTTGGCCGGAAGCGCATGCAAGTTCTGTTCTAGCGACAACCCTAGTTGGGAAAATACCAAGTTGCTCCGCAGCCATAGGTGCAACATGCGTTTGAAATGCAAATCGCTCAGGCTGTGCAGCGCCCACAAATAAACTATCTATATCTTTTGGAGCTAGATTTTTCACGTCATCGAAAACTGCTTTGCCAGCTTCCTGAGCAAGTTCTTTCCACGTTGCATTTCGTATACCAAATTTTGCTAATCCGCCGCCAACTATTGCAACTTTTCTCATGTAGCAAAGAATTATTTGCGAGTTTATATTCTTTTCCAAGTTGCTAATATAAGAAATTCTTCAGCAAAAAGTTAATAACTCCTAAGCTTATTTTAAAGCAGTATGGCTCAAGAGAAGCTACTTAGAAAAAAGATACATGCAGCAGAAGAGCTAAAGAAGCTCATGGCAAACTATTATTATGAGCTTGCTTCTGCTTCAAAAACAGGCAACAAAAAAATTGCATGGTGCACATCTGTGGGCCCAGCAGAGCTCTTAAGAAGTTTGGGATTTTTAGTGTATTTTCCAGAGAACCATGGCGCTATGCTTGGAGCAACGAGAACTGCTACTGATTGTATTATTACTGCTAATGCCTTCGGCTATTCTCCAGAAATATGCTCTTATCTTACTAGCGATATAGGGGCATGGCTAAGAAAAGAAACCCCATTGTTAAAAGCATACGGCATTGAGCGCGTACCAAAACCTGACGTACTTGTATTTAATACAAATCAGTGTAGAGATGTGCAAGATTGGTTTTCGTTCTACGCACACGAATTTAAAGTTCCGCTTTTGGGAATAAACACTCATCGAGGCGTTGGAAATGTGGAAGCTGTCCATATCAATTCTGTTGCTGAGCAATTTGAAGCTCTTATTGAGCCTCTTGAAAAAATTTCAGGTAATAAGTTCAGCTTAGGTGAGCTGAAAAGAGTACTTGCACTTTCACTTGAGACCTCAAAACTCTGGAGAAAAGTACTTGAGACCGCAACAGTGAGGCCGTCGCCACTAACATTTTTTGATGGTACAATTCACATGGCGCCGGCAGTTGTCTTGAGAGGTACTGAGCTTGCAAATGATTATTATAAATTACTACTTGAGGAGCTAGAGAAAAGAATACAAAATAATATCGCAGCTGTAGATAATGAAAAATTTAGACTTTACTGGGAAGGCATGCCTATATGGGGAAAGCTTAGAGAGTTGTCAGAGCTTTTTCAGACACTCAATACATGCGTAGTAGCATCAACTTATTGCAACAGCTGGATTTTTGACTCTTTCGACCCTTCAAAACCTTTTTACAGTATGGCGAAAGCTTATACAGAGCTTTTTATTGTGAGATCTGATGAGGTAAAAGAAAAATATATTGAGGAAATGATCAAAACATTTAAAATAGACGGAATAATATTCCACGATGCAAAAACCTGTCCTAATAACTCGAACTCAAGATATTGCATGCCTAAAAGATTGCAAGAGCGTACAAAAAAACCATCTTTAATTATAAATGCGGATTTAAACGATTTAAGATGCTATTCTGAAGAGCAAACTAAAACAAACATTACCGCATTCATAGAGCAATTGGCAGGCTGATATGTTAGATCCGCTGTTCAACCCTAAATCAGTGGCAGTTATAGGCGCGTCAAACAAAGAACTAACTATTGGGAATAGAATTTTAAAGAATTTAATTGATTTTAAATTTAAAGGCGAACTTTTCCCAGTGCATCCCAAAGAAGAACTGGTTAGAGGTCTCAAAGCGTACAAATCTATTTTAGATATACCTCAAGAAGTTGATCTAGCACATATTGTAGTAAAAAATACTATTGTGCCAAGCATTGTTGAAGAGTGTGGTAAAAAAGGCGTAAAAGTTGTTATTATAAACAGCGCTGGGTTCAAAGAAATAGGCGGCGAAGGTATAGAACTAGAACGAAAAATTGTGGAAATTGGGAAGAAATACGGCGTTAGGATATTCGGCCCAAACTGTCAGGGGATAATGAATACCGATAAAGATGTATCTGTATACGCTAATTTTACATTCACAAAAATAAAGCCTGGAAATATTTCAATTTTAGCGCAGAGTGGCGGCGTTGGCGAAGTAATTAATAATAGGTTTAGCGAGCTTGGTATCGGTATCAGAATGTACGCAAGTAATGGTAATGCATGCGATATCAGCCTACAAGAAATTCTAAAGTATTGGGGGAAAGACGAGCAAACGAGAGTTATAGTGCTTCACATTGAGAGTCTAAATAACCCTAAAGAATTTATGGAAATAGCTGCAGATATAGCAAGACGCAAGCCTATTCTAGCAATGAAATCAGGTAGAACAGAGGAAGGCGCTAAGGCAATAACCTCTCATACCGGTGCTCTTGTAGGAAAAGATACTACCACAGAATTAATATTTGATAAATGCGGAATAGTCTCTTTTCGTAGCATAGAAGAGTTATGCGATGCTGCTATTGCTTTTGTAACTCAGCCTCTTCCTAAAGGACCCAGAGTAGGGGTTGTAACGAATACTGGCGGGCCTGGAATTATTGCTGCTGATGAATGCATCGATGCGGGCTTGATTCTTCCAGATTTATCAGAGGAGACTAAACAGGTTCTCAAAACTGCGCTTCTTCCATCATCTGCCATCAGCAATCCTATAGATGTACTAGCTACTGGGGGAGCGAAGGAGTACGGGGCTGCTATTGATGCGCTGCTCCAAGACAGCAACATTGATGCAATCATGGTGAACTTTATCACTCCTTTCTTTGTAGATTGTGAAGGCGTTGCCAGAGAGTTAGAACGAGTTAGCAAGTCTGCAACCAAGCCGATTATTTGCATACTTATGACAGATAAAAAAGAATGGTCAAAAACAATAGAGCTAATCAAAGCCGCTAATATACCAGTTTACGATTTTCCTGAGCAGGGCGCTAGAGTTTTAGCTGCTATGAGCAAATATAGCATGTATAGAAAAAGGAAAGAAGAAAAGCCTAAATTGTTTGAGGTAAGAAAAGAGGATGCAGAAGCGCTGATAAAAAAAGCTCGTAACGAAAAAAGAGATTTTCTCTCGAGTAAAGATGCATTTGAATTGCTTCTGTGTTACGGCATACCTGTAGCTAAGAGCACAAGCGCAAAAAACGTTGATGAGATAGTCAGTGCTGCTGCCACCATAGGCTATCCATTAGCGCTAAAAGTAGAATCAAAAGAAGTAATTCATAAAACAGAAGTTGGTGGAGTAATTTTAAACATAACCAGCGAAGCTGAGTTAATTGAGAAATTTAAGAGCCTTGAACGTAAATTTGGGATTGCCGAGTATATAGCTCAGGAATTCCTTACAGGTGGCAAGGAATTGATAATCGGCGCTAAAGCTATCAATAATTTAGGGCATGTGCTTATGTTCGGACTTGGTGGAATATATGTTGAAATATTCAAAGACGTTGTTTTCAGATTAGCTCCTGTAACAGAGTCGGTAGCAGAAGATATGATTACTTCGATTAAAAGCTATCCTTTACTGAAAGGTGTTAGAGGCGAAGTTGGCATTGACCTCAAAGAACTTTCAGATATTCTCTTAAAAGTCTCTCAGCTAGTTACCGATCTACCAATGATTAAAGAGCTGGATATCAACCCTGTTATCGTTTATGAAAAAGGTAAAGGAAGTAAAGTAGTTGATGCAAAAGTTAGAATCTAAGTAAGAATTATGGGAGGAGATTGGTTAAATCTAGGCCAAGTGCTTGAGCCAAACGCAAAGAACTACCGAACTACAGTTGCTCTGAAGGACAGGAACAGAAAATTTACCTACCCTGAGTTAAACTCAAGAGTGAATAAACTAGCGCAGGGCTTGCTAGCTACAGGGCTACGAAAAGGCGATAAGCTTGCTGTTCTGCTTGAAAACTGTATAGAAATTGTAGAAGTGTATTTAGCAGCTGCAAAAACCGGTCTTGTTGTCGTGCCTGTGAATTTTAGATTAGTGGCTTCAGAAATTGAGTACATCCTTAATCATTCAGATTCGAAAGGATTGATTGTGCACGAAGAGTTCATTCCTGCAATTGAAACAGTAAAGCCGAAGTTGAAAAATATAGAAAAGGATAAATATTTTGTGGTTGGAAAAAATAGTTATTATGGCTATCTA
The nucleotide sequence above comes from Candidatus Thermoplasmatota archaeon. Encoded proteins:
- a CDS encoding acetate--CoA ligase family protein encodes the protein MLDPLFNPKSVAVIGASNKELTIGNRILKNLIDFKFKGELFPVHPKEELVRGLKAYKSILDIPQEVDLAHIVVKNTIVPSIVEECGKKGVKVVIINSAGFKEIGGEGIELERKIVEIGKKYGVRIFGPNCQGIMNTDKDVSVYANFTFTKIKPGNISILAQSGGVGEVINNRFSELGIGIRMYASNGNACDISLQEILKYWGKDEQTRVIVLHIESLNNPKEFMEIAADIARRKPILAMKSGRTEEGAKAITSHTGALVGKDTTTELIFDKCGIVSFRSIEELCDAAIAFVTQPLPKGPRVGVVTNTGGPGIIAADECIDAGLILPDLSEETKQVLKTALLPSSAISNPIDVLATGGAKEYGAAIDALLQDSNIDAIMVNFITPFFVDCEGVARELERVSKSATKPIICILMTDKKEWSKTIELIKAANIPVYDFPEQGARVLAAMSKYSMYRKRKEEKPKLFEVRKEDAEALIKKARNEKRDFLSSKDAFELLLCYGIPVAKSTSAKNVDEIVSAAATIGYPLALKVESKEVIHKTEVGGVILNITSEAELIEKFKSLERKFGIAEYIAQEFLTGGKELIIGAKAINNLGHVLMFGLGGIYVEIFKDVVFRLAPVTESVAEDMITSIKSYPLLKGVRGEVGIDLKELSDILLKVSQLVTDLPMIKELDINPVIVYEKGKGSKVVDAKVRI
- a CDS encoding 3-ketoacyl-CoA thiolase, translated to MRKVAIVGGGLAKFGIRNATWKELAQEAGKAVFDDVKNLAPKDIDSLFVGAAQPERFAFQTHVAPMAAEQLGIFPTRVVARTELACASGQAAIRYAWACIASGLSEIALCVGVEKMNIPNMAEAQTSMTNVLDREWDGVHGASAPPYFAMCAQRHMKEYGTTREQLALVSVKNHHFSTTNPFAQFQKEFTVEKVITGPVVAPPLTLFDCCGITDGAAAVILTSAERAKEFTDVPMYILGSGQSTIGNLVTNLKSLTTWEPLKVAAKEAFKSAKITVDDIDLAELHDCFTISEIIEYEDFGFCKKGEGGKFIEEGQSNIGGKVAVNTRGGLLGTGHPLGATGIAQAIELLQQFRGDVPKERYVKGAELGLTHNLSGAANMHSVMIYGRG
- a CDS encoding 2-hydroxyacyl-CoA dehydratase family protein, which gives rise to MAQEKLLRKKIHAAEELKKLMANYYYELASASKTGNKKIAWCTSVGPAELLRSLGFLVYFPENHGAMLGATRTATDCIITANAFGYSPEICSYLTSDIGAWLRKETPLLKAYGIERVPKPDVLVFNTNQCRDVQDWFSFYAHEFKVPLLGINTHRGVGNVEAVHINSVAEQFEALIEPLEKISGNKFSLGELKRVLALSLETSKLWRKVLETATVRPSPLTFFDGTIHMAPAVVLRGTELANDYYKLLLEELEKRIQNNIAAVDNEKFRLYWEGMPIWGKLRELSELFQTLNTCVVASTYCNSWIFDSFDPSKPFYSMAKAYTELFIVRSDEVKEKYIEEMIKTFKIDGIIFHDAKTCPNNSNSRYCMPKRLQERTKKPSLIINADLNDLRCYSEEQTKTNITAFIEQLAG